A region from the Thalassophryne amazonica chromosome 2, fThaAma1.1, whole genome shotgun sequence genome encodes:
- the LOC117523417 gene encoding stathmin-4-like: MIPAVYREKMRELPLVSLFCSCFLPKPIDTAVDTKEGVVDLNLCSIRDMEIIELNKRASGQAFEVILKPPTFDGGPELRATTPPRPKPSLEEIQKKLDAAQERRKCQEAELLKHLAERREHEREVAQKALLKEHRVDARKEQQEKEKHCVEVS, from the exons ATGATTCCAGCAG TATACAGAGAAAAGATGCGAGAGCTCCCCCTGGTGTCTTTGTTCTGTTCCTGCTTCCTGCCCAAGCCCATCGACACAGCAGTGGACACAAAAGAAG GCGTGGTGGACTTGAACCTGTGCAGCATCCGCGACATGGAGATCATTGAGCTCAACAAGCGAGCAAGCGGTCAGGCCTTTGAGGTCATCCTAAAGCCGCCAACCTTTGATGGTGGGCCTGAGCTGAGGGCAACTACACCCCCTCGTCCTAAACCATCACTGGAAGAGATCCAGAAAAAACTGGATGCTGCTCAGGAAAGGAGGAAG TGTCAAGAAGCAGAACTTCTGAAGCACCTGGCCGAGCGCAGAGAGCATGAACGCGAAGTCGCCCAGAAAGCTTTACTGAAAGAACACCGTGTGGATGCAAGAAAGGAAcagcaggagaag GAAAAGcactgtgtggag GTGTCCTGA
- the il17a/f1 gene encoding interleukin 17a/f1, whose translation MWFTSKATAACALMVLMVLVMKETAARSTADSHSKHLAKTHKSSDLSDGAESDFVALELDPKALHLPKHIRPVENVSISPWTYNISKDDSMFPPVMSEARCLLNGCLDSEGVEDLNLESRPIFHQVLVLRRVKPASVGHSYHYRLESRLITVGCTCVRVSIHQHH comes from the exons ATGTGGTTCACCTCCAAAgcaacg GCTGCCTGTGCACTGATGGTGCTGATGGTGCTGGTGATGAAGGAGACAGCAGCTCGGTCGACTGCTGACAGCCATTCAAAACACTTGGCAAAGACACACAAGTCCTCGGACCTTTCTGATGGTGCGGAGTCAGATTTTGTCGCTCTGGAGCTCGATCCAAAAGCTCTGCATCTGCCAAAGCACATCCGGCCAGTGGAGAACGTCTCCATCTCCCCATGGACGTACAA CATCTCGAAAGATGACTCTATGTTCCCACCGGTAATGTCGGAAGCTCGTTGTCTGCTGAACGGCTGCCTAGACTCAGAGGGCGTGGAGGATCTGAATCTGGAATCAAGACCTATCTTCCATCAGGTGTTGGTGCTGAGGCGTGTCAAGCCAGCGAGTGTAGGACACAGTTATCACTACCGGCTGGAGTCCCGCCTCATTACAGTGGGATGCACCTGTGTCCGCGTCAGCATCCACCAGCATCACTGA